In one Nitrososphaera viennensis EN76 genomic region, the following are encoded:
- a CDS encoding homocysteine S-methyltransferase family protein, translating into MPAGEPFLEAAKKRRLLFDGAMGTEIQKLSPEPKDFPDGKDGFNDGLILTRPEWIKKIHRSYLEAGADCIETNTFGSNRFKLDEYGYGGQTVEFNKKAAQLAREVADEFEGRYVIGSMGPTGFLPSSNDQDLGQKPLDEIREAFALQAEGLILGGVDALLIETSQDILEVKLAIEASHQAMKKAGKKVPIIANVTLDQYGKMLLGTSVQAAYTTVSDMGIDFFGLNCSTGPVEMEPSVKWLAEQDLPILVMPNAGMPHNEGGKAVYKMGPEEVAHRMADFVKSYENVRLIGGCCGTNPKHIAELRHVLDTPSE; encoded by the coding sequence TTGCCAGCAGGAGAGCCGTTTCTTGAAGCCGCCAAAAAGAGGAGGCTGCTGTTCGACGGGGCAATGGGCACCGAGATACAAAAGCTCAGTCCAGAGCCAAAGGATTTCCCGGACGGCAAGGACGGCTTTAACGACGGCCTCATCCTCACGAGGCCAGAGTGGATAAAGAAAATCCACCGCAGCTACCTTGAGGCAGGCGCCGACTGCATCGAGACGAACACCTTTGGCTCCAACAGGTTCAAGCTTGACGAGTACGGCTATGGCGGCCAGACTGTCGAGTTCAACAAAAAGGCGGCGCAGCTTGCCAGGGAAGTGGCAGACGAGTTTGAGGGACGCTATGTAATCGGCTCGATGGGACCGACGGGGTTTCTGCCAAGCTCTAATGATCAGGATCTTGGGCAAAAGCCCCTTGACGAGATACGGGAGGCGTTTGCGCTCCAGGCCGAAGGGCTCATCCTGGGAGGCGTGGATGCGCTGTTGATAGAGACGAGCCAGGACATACTTGAGGTAAAACTTGCAATCGAGGCATCCCACCAGGCCATGAAAAAGGCCGGCAAGAAGGTCCCCATAATCGCCAACGTGACGCTCGACCAGTACGGCAAGATGCTCCTTGGGACAAGCGTGCAGGCCGCCTACACGACGGTGAGCGACATGGGGATCGACTTTTTCGGCCTCAACTGCTCAACAGGGCCTGTCGAGATGGAGCCAAGCGTCAAGTGGCTGGCAGAGCAGGACCTGCCCATACTGGTCATGCCAAACGCAGGCATGCCCCACAACGAGGGCGGAAAGGCAGTCTACAAGATGGGGCCTGAGGAGGTCGCGCACAGGATGGCGGATTTTGTCAAAAGCTATGAAAACGTGCGCCTGATCGGGGGATGCTGCGGCACAAACCCGAAACACATTGCAGAGCTCAGGCACGTCCTTGATACGCCGTCAGAATAA
- a CDS encoding methionine synthase — protein MKVPRVSSALKAVDLKQEPAPLIIGERLNTQGSRKAKEMVLKDDLDGLVNLAREQVEDGAHCLDVCVATTERSDELEFMKKLVKRLSLEVEAPLVIDSTDPKVVEAAVMQIPGRPIINSINLEGDGSRFSALAPIMARYGLPAIAMCIGPKGMAKTAEEKVETAQLLYDTGSKKYGLAPWQFIFDVLTFTLATGEAEYADSAKNTLEGIRLVKQRFPGAFTTLGLSNVSFGLPAGARKIVNSVFLYHAIKAGLDTVIINARDVIPYPEIDVEQKRLAEDLIFNKHQNALSDLIAYFEGERAKVASGTGGKRVEVDPSWDADRKCHFRIVNRLKDGIEADVVQAIAGRIPGAKVVDGKIAAEAKREAAHEAAVQTLNEVLLPAMKEVGDKFGAGELILPFVLKSAECMKAAVAELEKYLIKQEGVSKGKLVLCTVYGDVHDIGKNLVKTIFTNNGYTVYDLGKQVPMQKILEKIEEVRPDAVGLSALLVSTSKQMQYFVEHARQNGMEVPVLCGGAAINSNYINRIAKDGGIYSPGVFYCKTAFDGLRAMNALVSKEERAQFVGDWRQRLEKWTEREAAAEAAADLPHSGIKPVEPPVAPHLNRQVRLEPADLDLREIWKHISKKSLFVLQWGIRGKGASESGDPEKLFAEWTGRVLDDRLFEPRAVYGYFRCHNLTQGKGGPGRLAVDYANDSSRQAVFEFPRSAKEKHLCLADYFGQDDVAAFQAVTVGTKVTEVIDRWNKQDRYSDAYYLHGLAVETAEAMAEWVNARIRKELGIGDRRGLRYSWGYPSCPDVMQHHLVWQILDPAKSGMGLTESGQIVPDQSTAAIVVHHPQAEYFVL, from the coding sequence TTGAAGGTACCACGCGTCAGCTCGGCGCTCAAGGCAGTCGATTTAAAGCAAGAGCCTGCGCCGCTCATCATAGGCGAGCGCCTCAACACCCAGGGCTCCAGAAAAGCCAAGGAGATGGTGCTAAAGGATGACCTCGACGGCCTCGTGAACCTTGCAAGGGAGCAGGTCGAGGACGGGGCGCACTGCCTCGACGTCTGCGTCGCAACGACAGAGCGGTCCGACGAGCTGGAGTTCATGAAAAAGCTGGTCAAGCGCCTGAGCCTTGAGGTCGAGGCGCCGCTCGTGATAGACTCGACCGACCCAAAGGTCGTCGAAGCAGCGGTGATGCAGATACCGGGCAGGCCGATAATAAACTCGATAAACCTCGAAGGCGACGGGTCGCGTTTTTCAGCGCTTGCGCCCATCATGGCAAGGTACGGCCTGCCGGCGATAGCGATGTGCATCGGACCAAAGGGGATGGCCAAGACTGCCGAGGAAAAGGTCGAGACTGCGCAACTGCTGTACGACACTGGCAGCAAAAAGTACGGGCTTGCGCCCTGGCAGTTTATTTTCGACGTGCTCACGTTCACGCTTGCGACGGGCGAGGCCGAGTATGCCGACTCTGCAAAAAACACGCTTGAAGGGATAAGGCTTGTCAAGCAGAGGTTCCCCGGCGCGTTTACCACGCTTGGCCTCAGCAACGTCAGCTTTGGTCTGCCGGCAGGCGCCCGCAAGATCGTAAATTCTGTGTTTTTGTACCACGCCATAAAGGCGGGGCTTGACACCGTCATCATCAACGCCAGAGACGTCATACCGTACCCCGAAATCGACGTCGAGCAAAAGAGGCTTGCAGAGGACCTCATTTTTAATAAACACCAGAACGCGCTTTCAGACCTCATCGCGTACTTTGAGGGCGAGCGGGCAAAGGTAGCATCAGGTACTGGCGGCAAGCGCGTCGAAGTCGACCCGTCGTGGGACGCAGACAGGAAATGCCATTTCCGGATAGTAAACCGGCTGAAGGACGGCATCGAGGCAGACGTCGTGCAGGCAATAGCCGGCCGCATACCGGGCGCCAAGGTTGTCGATGGCAAGATAGCAGCAGAGGCAAAGAGGGAGGCCGCGCACGAAGCGGCGGTGCAGACTCTGAATGAAGTATTGCTGCCGGCCATGAAGGAAGTTGGCGACAAGTTTGGAGCAGGCGAGCTCATCCTGCCGTTCGTTCTGAAATCGGCAGAGTGCATGAAGGCAGCGGTTGCAGAGCTTGAAAAATACCTGATAAAGCAGGAAGGGGTGAGCAAGGGCAAGCTGGTACTGTGCACGGTGTATGGCGACGTGCACGACATAGGCAAGAACCTGGTCAAGACCATTTTCACGAACAACGGCTACACGGTCTACGACCTCGGCAAGCAGGTGCCGATGCAAAAGATACTGGAAAAGATAGAGGAGGTCAGGCCTGACGCGGTCGGGCTTTCCGCGCTGCTCGTGTCGACTTCAAAGCAGATGCAGTATTTCGTCGAGCACGCCCGGCAGAACGGCATGGAAGTTCCCGTGCTGTGCGGAGGCGCCGCGATAAACAGCAACTACATCAACAGGATAGCCAAGGACGGAGGCATTTACAGCCCCGGCGTATTTTACTGCAAGACCGCGTTTGACGGGCTGCGGGCGATGAACGCGCTCGTGTCAAAGGAGGAGAGGGCGCAGTTCGTGGGCGACTGGCGGCAGAGGCTTGAAAAGTGGACAGAGAGGGAGGCCGCGGCTGAAGCTGCCGCCGACCTGCCGCACAGCGGGATAAAGCCTGTCGAGCCTCCCGTGGCGCCGCACCTCAACAGGCAGGTGAGGCTTGAACCTGCCGATCTCGATCTGCGGGAAATCTGGAAGCACATCAGCAAAAAGTCTCTTTTCGTCCTGCAGTGGGGCATCAGGGGCAAGGGCGCAAGCGAAAGCGGCGACCCGGAAAAATTGTTTGCAGAGTGGACAGGGCGCGTCCTTGACGACAGGTTGTTTGAGCCAAGGGCAGTCTACGGGTATTTCCGCTGCCACAACCTGACGCAGGGCAAGGGAGGCCCCGGCAGGCTGGCAGTAGACTATGCCAATGATAGCAGCAGGCAGGCCGTTTTCGAGTTCCCAAGGTCTGCCAAGGAAAAGCACCTGTGCCTTGCAGACTATTTCGGGCAGGACGACGTCGCGGCTTTCCAGGCAGTCACGGTCGGTACAAAGGTCACAGAAGTTATCGACAGGTGGAACAAGCAGGACCGCTACTCCGACGCGTACTATCTGCACGGCCTTGCGGTGGAGACGGCAGAGGCGATGGCCGAGTGGGTCAACGCCCGCATACGAAAGGAGCTTGGCATCGGCGACAGGCGCGGCCTGCGCTACAGCTGGGGATACCCAAGCTGCCCCGACGTGATGCAGCACCACCTCGTGTGGCAGATACTGGACCCGGCCAAGTCAGGCATGGGCCTGACAGAATCTGGGCAGATAGTGCCGGACCAGTCCACAGCCGCAATAGTGGTCCACCACCCGCAGGCAGAGTATTTCGTGCTGTAA
- a CDS encoding 4a-hydroxytetrahydrobiopterin dehydratase produces MTRIFSSKQDDDNNNDGGRSRPAGKQEMLRLALAIAAASMLAIFAYTGITLSQGQQQQDAEARTLLGRVLVTKTMASGQDPAPGHEAHQSAVFLPPLGDDVIYSGTLTWAASGPVELFTYHHYDGPAKNAPPLYTEPSNNKTYASPLFFAMPDSADHGSMSLAANAVGFHSLEGRPFTVTATFDGWTKRVALEKFSPGGNATGYLTAAAANNKTKSPATLIPETAVNPADMAYIILPESRIKELANSTELSGWQVVDDGGRSKLHKTFQFKNFVQAFQFMYNVGLETEKMNHHPDWTNNYNTVSVYLYSWSVGNKITDYDVKLAGVMNREAEALGATTIATAESSGSAGKVVFDSPHVRVDYLFSTERGDGTTIGQELLEQTRTELAERFGGVTVLPPFSGTTIQNGTRHDGASNAGFFVVAPNTPENIEWFLDYREAIEERFGIDGIFTTISPSMIA; encoded by the coding sequence ATGACCCGCATATTCTCAAGCAAGCAAGATGATGATAACAATAATGATGGCGGCAGGAGCAGGCCGGCAGGAAAACAAGAAATGCTGCGCCTTGCACTTGCTATAGCGGCCGCATCGATGCTGGCAATATTTGCATATACTGGCATCACACTGTCGCAGGGACAGCAACAGCAGGATGCCGAGGCCAGGACTCTACTGGGCAGGGTCCTCGTGACAAAGACGATGGCGTCAGGCCAGGATCCCGCCCCGGGCCACGAGGCCCACCAGTCTGCAGTGTTTTTGCCGCCCCTCGGCGATGACGTGATCTACAGCGGCACGCTCACCTGGGCTGCAAGCGGCCCCGTGGAGCTGTTCACGTACCACCACTATGACGGGCCGGCGAAAAACGCGCCGCCCCTCTACACCGAGCCGTCCAACAACAAGACCTACGCTTCTCCGCTGTTCTTTGCCATGCCGGATTCCGCGGACCACGGCTCGATGAGCCTGGCGGCAAACGCGGTAGGATTCCACAGCCTGGAGGGAAGGCCGTTTACGGTGACTGCCACTTTTGACGGCTGGACAAAAAGGGTCGCGCTTGAAAAGTTCAGCCCCGGCGGCAACGCCACAGGCTACTTGACGGCAGCGGCAGCAAATAACAAGACCAAATCCCCGGCGACATTGATACCAGAGACGGCAGTCAACCCTGCAGACATGGCCTACATCATCCTGCCAGAAAGCCGGATCAAGGAACTTGCGAACAGCACGGAATTGAGCGGCTGGCAGGTTGTGGACGATGGCGGCAGGAGCAAACTCCACAAGACCTTCCAGTTCAAGAACTTTGTGCAGGCCTTCCAGTTCATGTACAACGTCGGGCTCGAGACAGAAAAGATGAACCACCATCCCGACTGGACCAACAACTACAACACAGTGTCCGTCTACCTGTATTCGTGGAGCGTTGGGAACAAGATCACCGATTACGACGTCAAGCTGGCAGGCGTCATGAACAGGGAGGCGGAGGCTCTTGGAGCTACCACTATAGCCACTGCTGAATCGAGCGGCAGCGCAGGAAAAGTTGTTTTCGACTCTCCCCACGTCAGGGTCGACTACCTTTTCTCGACAGAGCGCGGCGACGGCACGACCATCGGGCAGGAGCTGCTTGAGCAGACGAGGACGGAACTGGCCGAGCGCTTTGGCGGAGTCACGGTGCTCCCGCCTTTTAGCGGAACGACCATACAGAACGGCACAAGGCACGATGGCGCAAGTAATGCAGGGTTCTTCGTGGTCGCCCCGAACACCCCTGAAAACATCGAGTGGTTCCTCGACTACAGGGAGGCGATTGAGGAAAGGTTCGGGATTGACGGCATCTTTACCACGATATCGCCGAGCATGATAGCATGA